CTGATGTGCAGTTGACGCCAACCTTTGAAAACTTGGCTTCAGCCTCAATTGCAAGGCCTATTCCAAATGCAGAGCCGAAACCGGTTGAAATCGCATTAATGATTGTTGCAGAACCTGGAGACAATACTTTTTTGCTCAAAATAATCACCTAAAATCCTAATATAATATATATAATACTCTTAAAATCAAATGATATATAGTTAATGTAATTATAATAAAATTTTAAAAAAACTCTAAACTAATTTTTAAAAAAAAATAAATCAAATTACCAAAATTCTCTAAACTAATTTTTATAAAAAAATAAACTTTATATTAATGTAAGTAAATATATTATAATACAATATTTTTTTAAATATAATAATTAAATTCAATGAAGATTTTAAAAAAAAATGATGATTTTAAATAAAACTAAGATGTGATACTATGAGTGAAAACAATATAGATTGGCTTAGCATAGGAATAGGTGCCTTTATCATATTGGCCATAGTGTTGCTTTTAGTTCTTATCCTGCCATTCGGCAATTTGGTTGAACAGCAAGATGAAATAGCTGTCATAACAATCAATGGTGCAGTCACATACGATTCATCAAACTCCACAAAGATATATACCAGCGCAAGCCATATTGAAAATGCATTGAATGATGCAAATTCAAATCCAAGCGTAAAAGCCATCGTTTTGGACATAAACAGCAAAGGCGGAAGCCAGGTGGCATGCCAGGAAATAGCTGAAATCATCAAGAATTCAGACAAGCCTGTCGTTGCATACATTGGAGACAAGGGATTGGATGAAAGCTATCTCATTGCAAGCGGTGCGGATTCCATTGTTGCAAGCACATCATCATCTGTTGGAGGAATCGGCCTCAGCTATATTGACAGCGGAAAATACTCCAAGGTCAAGCTTACCGGAGTGTACAATGAGGATTATCTCAAATTAAAGAAATCCAACGAGACAAATCCTGACAACCTTGCAAACGGTCAGAAAATGATTGACCAGGATTACACCCAATTCATTAAGATGATAGCTAAAAACAGGGATTTGGAACCTAATTACCTTGCAAAACTTGCTCACGGCAAAAAGTACAATGGAAACGAAGCCAAGAATCTTGGATTGGTCGACAAGATCGGAAACAAGAATAAGGCAATCGAATTGGCCGCTTCAAAAGCCAATGTGACCAATTACACTGCAACCAATTATCCAAAATCCAAAAAAAGCTTGAC
The sequence above is drawn from the Methanobrevibacter sp. genome and encodes:
- a CDS encoding S49 family peptidase, which produces MSENNIDWLSIGIGAFIILAIVLLLVLILPFGNLVEQQDEIAVITINGAVTYDSSNSTKIYTSASHIENALNDANSNPSVKAIVLDINSKGGSQVACQEIAEIIKNSDKPVVAYIGDKGLDESYLIASGADSIVASTSSSVGGIGLSYIDSGKYSKVKLTGVYNEDYLKLKKSNETNPDNLANGQKMIDQDYTQFIKMIAKNRDLEPNYLAKLAHGKKYNGNEAKNLGLVDKIGNKNKAIELAASKANVTNYTATNYPKSKKSLTETLSENKIFNLEL